CACCAGCATCTTGGTGGTCTTCTGCCGCCGGTGGTGGTAGTGGTCATTCCCTGCCCCAGGACTAACGTGGTTCTTGAGCTTGGTCCAAATACGGGCGTAGGCATACGAGATGACTGCCAGAGGCAGCACGTACTGGATCAGGAGCATGGAGACGCTGTAGATGGTACCGTAGTTAAGCTGCCCATCCCCTGGCCACTTCTCAGAGCAGACCACAATCTTGAAGTCAGGAATTATCTCAATCAACGAGTACTCACGGAAGATGGCCAGAGGACTTGCCAACAGGGCACTGACTGCCCAGGCAACTCCTATAATCAGGAAGCTGATCCGCTTAGAGATTTTGCTTTCCAGGTGGTAGACAATGCAGCGATGCCGATCCAAAGCGATCACAGTCAAAGTAACAGTAGACACGTGCACAGCAAGAGCCTGGGCATAAGGCACCAGGTGGCACAACACCGGGCCCAGTTTCCATTCACCCAACAGCGTGTAAACCAAAGTGAAGGGCAGGCACAGTGTATTCACCAGCAGGTCAGCCACAGCCAGGTTGGCAATGAAGAAGTTAGTCACTGTGCGCATGCTTTTGAACTTGATGATCACGTGGATGACAAGGGAGTTCCCGATCACCCCCAGCAGGATGATGGAGCAGTAAGCAAAGATGAGAATTATCTGCACTTCAACTAGTGTTGTGCTGTCCTTCAGTTCTGGTTTAGGGTCCAGAGCCAATTCGTTGAGCGGTGTGGTGTATCTCGGCAAGTACAGCTTGGTGAACAGCTCCATTTTCGTTTCATCTGTCTGGTTTTCTTCACCTACTGCTTCCAGGGGCCCCATCCTTGCAGCAGCCTGGTCTAAGGAACAGAGCTGTCCCTGAAAACCAAATAGTACAAGAACATGTGGAGAAATCAGTTTGTGGTGGCTAAAACAAGAAGTAACGAGCCAAAGCTACAACTCTTTCCTCCTCTAATCCACGTTCTACATCTCAGGATTAAGAGAAGATCTGTCTTAATATATTTCAATTCTGTTGCCCTTACATTTGAAGCCCGATCCCGTAATATTATTCAGGCATGACTCCTGCTGAAAATTGGGAcagatttcaaaagcatttcaaagacAAAGTTTGCCTAAGTAAATGCAGAAGGATTAAAATCCTGCTGGGCAGCATATTCTTTTTTACAATCCACTACCTAAAACTACTGCTGACTTAGCACAAAACTTCCATTAATACCTATGGGAATTCTACATGGAACGGCACCATCCAGACTGTTATTAGCATAATAATCTTCCACTTTTCCTTAATGGAAAGCGTTTTCTTTAAATAGTCACTAAATTCTTATAGATTTATGCCCCTCCTTAATACCAGAGAACTAATTACTACggcatttttttaagaaaatatcttctaGGAAAGTTTGTGCCACAAGGCACGCAAAAATACCACTCtaacagaactgaaataataGCATTTCTCTGAAATGACAGTGTAACCTACTCATGCTGAAATTAACTCAAGAAACAATTAAAACTCAGTTATATgtaatatttcctttctgtgcaaTGTTTGAGAAAACACAGCTCCCTGAAGGCTGCCAATCAGGGATTCATTTCTGACTGCAGTCATAGAGAAGAGCAAATCATTCCCCTGCTGATGTCAGTAAGAATTTCACCACTGGCATCAAAATCACATCATCAAAAATCATCATTTTGTTGCCTTCCCTACACAGGCTGAGCCAAATTCTATGTCGCCCTAAGACTTCAGTAGGCACTGATGGATATATATGGATGTTTTACAGTTAATTGCTGACTTGGACTTCAGTCCTATGTAAAACACGCATGTCCCCATGCAGAGTGCCCAGTGCAGGGGTGGCATTCTAGGTGAGCACTCTGCACCTGGGGACTCCGCGGCTTGACATGGGAAAATACTAACTTAAGAAACTGTCAGTGCCCAGCAGGCTCACTGAGAAAACACCCCTGTTTGCCACTGAGAGGAAAGCCAAACCTGAGCTACTAACTCTACTTCCCCCCCCTCATACATTCCCTAAGGAAAGCAAGAGTAGAGAAGAAATGTCACTTTCTTGCCATGAGGTGTTACACATAGCTTAATCCATCTCGAATTCAGGTCTGCCTAAAGAGACAGTCTAGCTAttaatgctttttgtttcccatggctttttttttattttgttttaataatcaGATCTACTTCATTGTAGGGTTTCATCCCTGCCTCTGTCTCCATTAACATCTATCAGTGACATCCTTAGATGTGATTTCCTAATTGAGAAAGAAGCCTTGTCTGCCAGCAGGTGACTGAGCCCTTTGTGTCTGCTTGCGTCCCACACAATATCCCAAAGAATTTCTCAGCACAGGCCTTTTTTGCAAAAGCAACACATGGACTGCATGAACCGAAAGGTATTTTTCCCCCAACTCAACTGGCCAGAATTATGCTGTACTGTTTAGTCTATGTTTACTGTACAATTAATAGTGTAAGCCTGAGATGTGAAACACTCTGAGATACATAGCTGAGATGTGCCAGCTGTTCGTACAAGCTTACCCTGATAATCAGTTATCAACTACTACTCTAAGCATGGGTGGCAGGAAGGGATTCCTCATCAATACACCTTTAGTCCACCAGGTTAAAAATGTAAGATATCCACCACAATTTGCGGAGCCAAGGCTATGCAGAAGTTCAGAACTCTGCTGAGCTTTTTCCCTTCGACCTACACCCAAGAATTATGCTTGATTATATTATTAGAGATTTGGTGAGGTCCCAGGACTGTCAGGTGCTCCAAAATCTCATaattttttcagtgcaaaataaGAGCAGGTCATACTTACACACTGTAGTAGAAGGGTGAGAGGGAAGGCAAATTTCACAGGCTTTCCCTTCCTTGCCATGAATGCAGGGAGGAGGACGTAGCCCAGACAAAAAATGTAGCACCCCttcccaaaaatattttcacctgTTTCGCTAGTCTCTGACTTTCTACTGATTCctactttgctttattttagcaaagccttcttttgttctgctgcgtttattttatttgttactGCCCTGTTTAGGCTAATGAAAGGCGTTTTGGTCTTGTCAATAAGACAAAgctgagggagggaagagggatgACCAGGGTTTCAAGCAGAGATGAGCTGGTGTGTCAGTAAGCAATTAAATAAATTGGGCAAGTTGAACATGTTGGTGGGACAGTTAAGTGGGCAAAGAATCAGCCGCTTTCACGGTACAGGGGAAACTGAGGTGGCATTTGATACCTCAGCAAGAGTTTGACAGGAccctttctgctcttttttggTATAAACTCTCCAGTTGATGGCATTTATTTGCACACCTTGCATACTACacaactggcttttttttcccaatttttttccccagcagtcAGATCCTCAAGGACGGGCATCAAATTGCATCTAACTTTGGGCAGAGGAAGGCCCACAGAGGATTTACATCGGTTCTGAGCGCAAGTGAGCAAAAAGGGCGAAATACGTGATTACATTTGCAAGCAGCATTTCCACCAGGACCGCAGTGTCTGCGCTGGGGAAGGGCTTGGGGTTGCTCGAGGCGAAGGTGGCGGCAAGCGTGCCTGTGGGGtgccgccgctgcccccgcgCCCAGGCAGCCTGCCCGGCGGAAGGCACCCGTCCCCGGGCGCTGCGGGGAGCCCGCCCGTACCCCACACCCGCGCGCTCCTCGGTACCCCCCTCCCCATTTtcacctccctcccaccccggGGAGGCGAGCGTGTCCACCGCCGGCTATCGCCCCAGGGGAGGGCGCGGAGCGGAGCCCCCTCGCCCCGCAGAGGGGCGGCTGCTCCCGCCTCCCcgggcacggcacggcacggcacggcacggcacggcgggCCCCTCCGCacccccgccgccgccctccccTCGCACACTCACCGGGCCggctctctcctccctgccgAGGGGGCAGCGGCACCGCACAGCACGGCCCGTCCAAAGTTTGGCGGCGCCGACGGCGGCGGCCCCCCCATACCGGggggggcgggacggggcgggacggggcggcccggccccgccgcccggggaAGGGCTCGGGCGGGGCGGGCTCCGCAGCCGCAGCTCCGGGCGGGCGGGACGCGGGGAAGGGGGTTGTGTGAGGTGGCGGCTGGGTGTCGCCTGGGAGGCAACAGCTGTAGTGCTGCCGGCGTGACAAAAGGGGTTCGGAGGAAGGGGGTTGCGGCAGGTCCGAGGCGATGTACGCGCCTCTCCCCTGAGCCAGCTGCCTGGTTTCCCCAGGCCCCAAACTGCCTTCTGGAGCAGTGTAAAGGCGATGCCTTTGCTTCAAACAGCCGCTGAAATCCTTGCTGCGAGCACCCCGGCTTGCACAGATTTGCTGTTCCTCGTAAGATGATGTGGATATTGCCAGGGCAGGTGTGAGGCTGAATAAAGCATTTATATATTCTGTCAGGAGCAAAATAAAAGACTGCACGTTTATTTACAAGGCTGCAAAGGTAAAGACAACAGCTGCTTTAGTTCTATACCCAGTAACCTTTCAAAAAGCTCTCTTGCCAGCCAGCGTAACTGAGGGCTAGCTCCAGCCAGCATTGCTGCCCGGCTCCTAGAGTCTAGCATCATTAAATCCATCAATAGCTTCTACTTAGTATTTTGCTGGTCGCCTGATGCCTCTCTTCTGGGTACAACTTCTGAGGTTCAAGGGGGTGTCTTCTCAGTGCATACCTGGAGGGCCTGATTCCGCGAATGGTGCTTCAGCCCTTGCTGTCGCTCCCAAGAGCAGGAACCAGAGGACTCTGCTTACTCTGTGGCTACAGCACTGATGCTTGGACAATTCTCATTCCAAATCTTACAGAAGCTGCTATCCAGAACAGGAATGCTCCTTTACTTGCTGTCTTTCAggtaaattttcatttatatttcaggCAGTTTCAAGGATCAGTGACATTATCTTCCCTCATCtgtcctccttttcttccaaaggAGACTCTGTACAAGAGCTCTTCCTTTGTCAAAGGTAATGCTCCTTGCTTCAGTTATAGCTCAATATTATGTTCTTATCAAGAGTACAGAATGTAAATGGAGGATCAAGGAGTAACTTCAGCTAtttacagttgtttttaaaattcaaaacatgTCTTGAGAACCCCCTTAGATCTTTACTAATTCAGGCTATCTCTTCACAAGGGCCTTGCTCTTAGTCCTTCAGCACTTCTGAGACTGTTAATGGAATGCTCCTAGCTTCTTGCAAAATAGATTTCTTTGATGACTAAATAAAGAGCCGGGAGTTTCAATTCTCCTACCcctgtttatttcatttcccaAGTCAATTTAATggtaggatttattttttggtCTACCAGCAGACATAAATGCATGCCATGAGTTTTAGTAATTAGAGTGCTTGTATAATATATGGCTGTAACAGcctgcagtttttccttttccttctcttacaAATAGTCAACAGTGGCGTTTCACTCAACGGTGTTGCTGTTGTGCTCTACTCCACACACACTTTCTGGCTTAACATATATTTTTGCTGCTCCTAATGTCTTGGAGAATATAGTGAAATGCTACAAATCTTTACAATCTACCCAGCTCAGGATCCCATAGCTAAGGAAAGGCTGTTCCTTACTTTCACTTCCAAACTCCTGGAGAAAGTCAAGATGTGCAAGTTCCTAGAAGCTGTTAAGCCAGCAACGGTTGGCTTCCCATGCAAAGGAGAGAAGGTGTTATTTCCTGTTACAAGGTCATTCCGTGTTCAGGCACAGCTGAAATGCTTAATGACAATGCATTTCCAAtaaacaacagcagtttttaTTGCTCATAAAAGAGTGGAATTTAAGGGCCCCATGAACACCACCTTGAACCAAAAGCCCATGAAAACACTAACATCAAGGGCAGAAAGAGTCAAGTAGCAAATGGGCTGTTCAATAGGAAATGTGCTGCTGGGTGACCACCTCCAAAGCAACTGTGggtacttttctttctgtgcactTAAATTTCCATCCCATAAACCATGACAAGCCATGAGTCGTTGAATCACAGAACCATACAGGTTGGATGAAACTTCCAGAGGTCTTCTTGTCCACACTCATGCTTAAAGCATGTCTAGATGCAGCAGGTTGCCCCAGGCTATGTCTCCAGAagagttttgagtatctccaaagTGAGAGATACTTCCCTCACTGGGCAGCCCATCCCAGGACTTGACAACTCTCACAGTAAGACAAAATTTCCTTATATCAAGTCAGAGTTTCCCATGTTCCAGCTGGTAGCAAATGCCTCTTGTCCTAGTTCTGTGCTCCTCCTGGTAGTTGTGGACAGTATCTAGATTTCCCTTTAGCCTTGGCTTCTTTAATGCTGAACAAACTCTATTCCCTCAGCTTCACTTTGAATGTTATCTGGTCCAGCCCcgatcatcttcgtggtcctTTGTTGGACTCACTCCAGCCTGTCAATGTCTTTCTAGCACTGGGAATCTCAAACTGGACCCAGTACGCCAGATGTGGTTTCACAACTGGTGAACAGAGGGGAATGGTCACTTCTCAACCTGTTGGCTACACTCTTGCTATGTCTTGATTTAGACTGTAAGTTAGGCTGTGTAAGTTGGCTTGCACTAAATAAATGAGCTACTTGAGCTTTAAATCCCAGCTTCCTATTTAAGGCAAGCCTATAAATGAGTTTTTGCTGTGAATATGTGTATGTACTAAGGTGAAATACAGATAGTCTAGCTtaacagcttgaaaaaaatatctgttggACATACACATGTTGCTTCTGCTGTAAATCACACAGAAGTATGGTAGGGTGTAAGAAATTTGATATACATAGCTTACTTGCATTAGTATCTGTTTAACTCTCTTTACTGTTAGAAAATTTTCTTGTCAAATTCCATCCAACGTGGAGTTTTTTTCAGAGGGAATAATAAGCATTTCTGCCAGCTCCTCAGAAGTTTATCAGTTCTCAGGAGCAAAAGAAAGGTCTGCATGTAGTACCCTGACTTGAAGCAGTAATGACTTTTGTTTCAATCATAGAACTAGGAAAGAGTTGACAGCCATTGTCCATAAATTGTCCAACATCAGATTTGCTGGAGTGGCAAATAAGGTTTGATGAATAACAGCAAGAcagaagaggcagcagctctcccatcccctgtccccagaCAATGTTCTCCTTATTTCATTTACTGTAAGgactgaatttaaaagaaaccacTGCCCCTTGAGCACTGACCTTTAaaagcagtgctgtgctgcatGCCACTCACTTGAGCCAAACTCTGCCAGTCCTTAATCATGCAGATTTTCCTGGAGTGAGTCAGGTTTTAGGGAATGGAGAGTTCTACATAACATGGacagtcctttaaaaataaaatggaaaggaaaaaaataatacctgaAAACATAACCTTGAGAGACAATATCTGTCTTGAATCTTTTATATGGTGACAACACGGAGGTCATGTAGTATAAAACTATATAGGAAAAAGATTTATCTTGCTCAAAAGGCCAGAACAAAAGTGTTTAAGTAGCTAAAGAATGAAGTTTCTACTTATATAGACCCGTGAACGTTTTGGAATAAATTTAGAAACTGTCATTTGTTCTTGTTCCCTTTAGGTTTTGATTCAGTCTCACAGATTCAATTCTACCTATGTCTCTTTTCAAATGCAGTAATAAGAAATAGCTGTGTGCATAAACCAGTGTACTCAGTCTGACTTAGATGACTAAGGGGATAAATACAAGCCAGCAAGGAATGTGAGAAATAGGTAGGTATGTATAAGTACCAACTTCAAGTTACTAACAGTGGTCTTCGCAGCCGGTGCTGGTTAAACAATCCATTTGGTGCATCTAGTTCAAAACCCAATACCACCAAAGGCTCAATTCAATTGCCTGTTTGCTCACAGACTGTGACTGAGTTCGGCACCATTTCCACATAAGACAAGGCTGTAGAGCTGAGCGCTGTGTTTCAAACATGATCTTCTCAAAGCATCTAGTGCATTGCTGTACACTTCTGTCACTCaaagaaagttaaaactgtAAAGTCAAGTATTTCACCCAAGAAATGACAGATTTAAAGTTGCCCATTTAACACCAACACAGCTGTCTGTGTTCACATAACTATGATACAGTCTTTAAGTAACTAgtcacattatttttctttaaggtcACTGCTTATGCAATGAGTAAATTCttggtatttatttatattctcAGTATACATTTTGCTGTCTCAATCATTCTCTTTGCCAACATACTatcctttctctgcagagactatagaaattttcatttcttcacagGGTTTTCTATGGTCTTTTCATTACTAGACTTCAGCCAGAACAACTCAACCTATATTAAGTTCTACTTTCTGTCATCTGGAATTCAAAGAGGCTAACCAAATATTTAAttggatttaaaaatacaaggaaTAAACaattttagtgtattttttgTTGCTCGCATTTTAGACAGTTTTTTCTAAGCtcataaaatcttatttttccataattccatttctttttaaacacagagaTTTCTGTAAACTCCAAAATGTAATGTGAAAGGTGACACTTCATTAAGGTATTGAAAGTTTGGTGTACAACCAGTTGTTGCCATTTCTAAAGAGTTTTTAGATGTTCCCAAGGCAAGCAtactctgtttatttttagagcATTCATCATAGAAAATAGATTCTCACATAGAGCTCAGAGCTTGAATATCGTACACTCTTCAGTCCTCAGTttccagcagctgggaaagcaaTATCTTTCTCAATGATTTCCAAAAATTAGTCAACTATATCTATTTGCTGTATGCTTGCTTGTACCTCAGTTATTTCTAATTCTGGAAATCCTTGGCTGTGGCAAGCAGCAATGCCACTCACCCTTTGCTTTGCCTAAAAATTATGCTTGtagtaattttgaaaagttaAGTGTGTTCATGAAACTTAATCAGATGGTCTTCAAGCTCAGTTTTTCACATACTGATGAAATCCATGGAAGTGTTGAATGAATTGTCTTTGGGACAAACAGAACTAACCTGGAAAGATGGAAACTTTTGTCGTATATCTGTTCCCCCCTCTCCAAGTTACATTTCTTAGAATGT
The sequence above is drawn from the Nyctibius grandis isolate bNycGra1 chromosome 6, bNycGra1.pri, whole genome shotgun sequence genome and encodes:
- the NPY2R gene encoding neuropeptide Y receptor type 2, with product MGPLEAVGEENQTDETKMELFTKLYLPRYTTPLNELALDPKPELKDSTTLVEVQIILIFAYCSIILLGVIGNSLVIHVIIKFKSMRTVTNFFIANLAVADLLVNTLCLPFTLVYTLLGEWKLGPVLCHLVPYAQALAVHVSTVTLTVIALDRHRCIVYHLESKISKRISFLIIGVAWAVSALLASPLAIFREYSLIEIIPDFKIVVCSEKWPGDGQLNYGTIYSVSMLLIQYVLPLAVISYAYARIWTKLKNHVSPGAGNDHYHHRRQKTTKMLVCVVVVFAVSWLPFHTFQLVSDIDSQVLDLKEYKLIYTVFHVIAMCSTFANPLLYGWMNNNYRTAFLTAFQCEQRLDSIHPEVSAAFKARKKLEAKRIQFPGDSFTQPTNV